The DNA sequence TAATTCACTGAACAACACCTACTAGTGGTCATCTGGGGAAACACATTCTACATTTAACacatagtagtaataataatgcagTTACCGTCTTATATCCAAAGCTAAAGATATGTATTTGCTCACACATTATTTTGTAAGGCTATTTTTTCAAGCTGTTCTGCTAATCTACTTGTTAATTTGAGGCAGTTGCTTCAGAAAATGAATTGCTATATTCATTACTTAATCTGTCATTAATAGTAAGATCCTAGCATAAAGGCTGCTTGCACATATCTGCactaaaaatatcagtttcgCTACGAATAAAGCCGACGGAAGTAGTTGAAAGTCTTGCGCTTGTACACTTCGCttagtttgtattgttttatttgctggTAAGATGAactttttgctgaatttaatTATGCCAGACACACACCGCTCCACGCGATTAATGTTTCTTTGTTATTTGTAATATTATATACCATAATATACTACACTATAAATGAATCCGCTTCCTACGAGTAACCGTGAGGGTCAAATAGGTTTTCTTCGCAGTGCGCATGTGCAAGCTAGCTTGGTGGCTACGTAGCTAGCATTAGCGCCTGCAAATTTGGGGCTTGTATCTACATTTAGAGGATGGCAACAGAAGCGAAACGAGCCAAGGTtacattgtttttaacatttaaccgACACAGAGGAGTTTATATTAATTCAGCTCTTTCAAAGTGTGTTTTTCGTGCTTACTGTACAACGTGGGTAACGTTAGCTGCTACTGGTGCACGTTGTGTTTACTGTGTAGATGAATGCGTGGTAACATCAGCTTAGTTTCAGCAACTTTATTAAAACCAGTTATGTGGTTATTGGGTTTccagctgttgttttattgcGTTTATGTTCGCTAGTGTTAAAATATCACTGACTTTTCTCGTCAGAGTTCATTTGAGCGTGTCTTCATTATTAGATCACACCTTCATTGATTGGAATAACAGCATGGGTTATTAAAACAGCTGACTCAACACACACTATTGTACGATGATTGTAAACCTTTCAGGCTGTCAAACAAGTCTGACAAATCCAAATACTTTGCTACTTAGCAATAATAGAAGAAAGGGCTGTAGTAATTGTAAGCATGTGCACTATAGTACTAGAAAACGCATACATGATCATATTagtaatgttgttttgtgtgtgatcATGCTGCTGACAGGTAGGTGATGGTGCAGAGCTGAGCCCCCTGCAGAACTTTCTACAGTGGTGTGACAGAGTGGGTCTGGAACTGAGCAGTAAGGTATGTTCTTACATCCTGCATTTAGTACCTAACACATTTGGCAAGTTTGCAGTAGAGGTCCATTGATATGTTttgtttgggatttttttcgGCTGATACTGATGccaattattgttattaatcaAGTAGAATAATAACTGACTgatacatttgcagtaaatgaaactgTCAAATTGTTGAAATGCTCTTATTTATGCTTTACACGTGtttatgtcaacattttcaacatttgtcattcatttttgATTACTGTTAATCACGATGTGTAACCAGTCAGGTGGTGCTGTGGGTGGAACATTACTAAAGAACAAGAATGGTGACACATTTAGGTAGAGACAGGTGGCTGCCTCAGAGCTAAAATAGTACATTTACTAatagtaaatgtatttattctgcTGTCggttaaagaaaataatgattttGATTGTCAGGAAAACAATTATCTGTTGATTCCTTGTATTCAGCCATTATTTGTTGAAATAATTCGTCTTTGGGGCTGTCTTTTTGGCAGGTAGTCCATTATCTGTTATTATGATGCTGCTAATTTATTGGTCTGTAGAGCAGTAACAATTACAAAATTGGTTAATAAACATGTAATTAATCGCCAACTATTTTGACAATTGATGAgaatttttttcaaactaaaaaagtctaaattctatCTGCCAAACAcataaaatcaaatattttctatTATCTCTTTACtgttctatgacagtaaactgtaTGTTTGggctgtggagaaaaaaaaaatcaaggacgTCATTCTGGgtttcagcattttttaataatgtttttactATTGTTAGTACACTTTTTTTAATCGAATcagaattattttattaatccctgaGGGCAAAATGCTTATGTTACAGTTGCTCCTATTCAAGTTTTAGaaagtccttattttttaaagaaaggcatttttttttcaatgaagatgacattaaatgaatcagaaatacagtctagacattgttattgtggtaaatgactattctagctggaaacagctgatttttaatggaatatctccataggggtacagaggaacatttccagcaaccatcactcctgtgttctaatgctacattgtgttagttaatggtgttgaaaggctaattgatgattagaaaaccctcgtGTAATTGCGTTAGGGCATGAATGAAGGTGTGAATTtccattgaaaacatgaaattgcctgggtgaccccaaatttttgatcAGCAGTGTATATAGATAAACAcgtgtcctaaaaatataaacataaatagaaaaagtataagcacaaaatgtaaaatgtgcattttctaagaaaataaagtgtaagtatacagtgtaataaatagTGTGTTATTGCACcgaattgagaaaataatcctAATATTGGCTGGAAATTTTGGGCTGGATGTTTCTTATCTGCAGGTGTATGTGAGTAAAGAGGGGACCGTGGCTGAATATGGGATGCTGGCTAAAGATGATATAGAGGAAGGAGAAGTTTTATTCACCATCCCCAGATCAGCTCTTCTCCACCAGGGAACAACTAAGGTTTCTGCCTTGCTGGAAAAGGGTGAGAGTTAAAATTACAAAGAACTTTTCAAGAATTATAGCTGCCTGTCTCACACCTTTCTTTCTAATTTTCTAACTTTCTCCTTTTGCCTTCTCAGAGAAATCATCTCTGGAGAGCTCTTCAGGCTGGGTTCCTCTGCTGCTGGCTCTGCTGTATGAGTACACGTCCTCCCAGTCCCACTGGAAACCCTACCTGTCTCTGTGGACCGACTTCAAGACGCTGGACCATCCCATGTTCTGGTGAGAAACTGTTTACATCCCCCATCCCAGAGATCACCAAACTGTGTTTACAGCATtctttagagcaggggtgtcaaacatgcagcccgtggtCCAAATCCGGCCAGCCAgagactttgtaaagtgtaaaaattacatatCTATATCTACataactataaatttaaaataatttcaagaccatgacgagttgttttgatcataaagaaaAATTCTCGATTgccattgttcttttgtcattttgtatctcatttttgtaatattttgtcttgtttttgttttttattatctgacttttgtcatttgtctcatgtttttgtcattttgtttgtcatttttgtcattttgtgttttgtcttattttcgtcatcttgtgtttcgctttatttgttgttttgtgtctactgttttgtcattgtgtttcttgcttttgtcagtttttggtctcgtttgcgtcatttgtataatttttttgtcttgtttctgtcgttcgtccatttttatgtcactttgtagctttttttgtctctttttttttgttttgtgtcatttgtctcatttttgtcgtttcgtgtctcatttttgtaatactttgtattgcttttgtagttttctggctttttttgttgttttttgtctgacttttgtcgtttgtctcatgtttttgtcattttgtttgtcagttttgtcgttttgtgttttgtcttattttcgtcatcttgtgtttcgctttattcgttgttttgtgtctactgttttgtcattgtgtttcttgcttttgtcagtttttggtctcgtttgcgtcatttgtataatttttttgtcttgtttctgtcgttcgtccattttatgtcactttgtagctttttttgtctctttttttttgttttgtgtcatttgtctcatttttgtcgtttcgtgtctcatttttgtaatactttgtattgcttttgtagttttctggctttttttgttgttttttgtctgacttttgtcgtttgtctcatgtttttgtcattttgtttgtcagttttgttgttttgtgttttgtctcgttttcgttatcttgtgtttcgctttattcgttgttttgtgtctactgttttgtcgttttgtttctcgcttttgtcagtttttggtctcgtttgcatcatttgtataatttttttgtcttgtttctgtcgtttgtccatttttatgtcactttgtagcttttcttgtctcatttttgtctcttttttgtttcacctgtctcattttttggcattttacatttaatttttgtaatattttgttgttttctgtctttttttggttgttttttttcctttttttgtctgatttttgtcattttgatcatacagtaaaatgatgtattattcagttccagatattgAGACTGAAtgctttgtgcctttgtagatccactgtgatctgtaagttgtaatatgtaaataataaactgagacataaagTTGCTGatattgaacttatttttcttaggaaatttcaggttgttcataatgttttgtaaaaagattatTCCTTAATAAATGTGAccattttcagaacatacttttttgcactaaaacaaaggaaacatgtggagttgtcattatttataggttattatgttctgattttagtggcccacttgagatgaaattgggctgaatttggcccctgaactaaaatgaatttgacacctctgctttaGAGTAATATTCTCTCCGTCCATCCAGGTctaaagaggagagagacagtcTGCTGAGGGGGACAGGAGTCCCAGAGGCGGTGGACACAGACTTGGCTAACATTGAGCAGGAATATACAAACGTGGTCCTGCCTTTCATGATCAAACATTCTGACCTGTggaacccaaacacacacacactggagctCTACACAAAGCTGGTGGCCTTCGTCATGGCCTACAGGTTAGCATGCATGGACACAAgtattgtcattttacattcTCGCCTGTCATTTCAGTTTAAACCTCtgctctgtttcttttcttctgtttagtTTTCAAGAGCCGCAGGAAGAGGAAGACGAcgatgaggatgaggaagaggagaaagccCCCAACCCTCCGATGATGGTTCCCATGGCCGACATGCTAAACCACGTGTCCAATCACAACGCCAACCTGGAGTTCACGCCGGTGAGGAGACACATCTGCCTTAATATATCCGGAGTCCAGAAgttaatattcggataccactgtaacgaccgaatattcagatattcggaCGTTAGGGTCCAGCCCTACTGCCTCTGCGACCCGACCCCGGATAagcggaagaaaatggatggatggatgtgaatTAGTACTTATTGAAGGAgtgaatattatttattttctctattttttttgttttaaatttgtccTCCTCATGTTCTTTGTATAGGACAGTTTGAAGATGGTTTGCGTGCGGCCCATTCCTAAAGGCGACGAGGTGTTCAACACGTACGGACAGATGGCCAACTGGCAGCTGCTTCACATGTACGGCTTCACCGAGCCGTATCCGAGCAACAGCAACGACACCGCTGACATCCCTGCCACCAACCTCTACAAAGTCGCCACACAAGGTGATTGACAGTGCCACAGATTCCTCACATGTGTTCAGACATAACAGTAGCATGACCAAAGAGTGTCTGAAAGAGAAACAAGAATAGCTGGTTGGATTTAAGCTTCTGTGTTTGGAGGTTAGCCATGTCAGCCATGTGTGTAGACATCAAGGTTGTGGCCATAGCGCCTCAAAAATGGATCAcatgtcagagctgcagcagctgtggttACATAAACTGTCACAACTTTCTGCTCCCAGCAAAGATTGTTGATTAATCTCCTACTTTTTAATCAGGTGGCTCACAGGATGGAAGTTGTAGGTTTTCCACTGGTCTTGTATTCCACACAGCTTCTCCTCTCCTTGCACTATCTATATGTTACAGTTCTCAAAATCAAATATTCCACCCAAACAACTCCCCTACCGTATTTTGAGGGGGTACTGCTgccctgggaaaaaaaaaaattaaaaaagcagGGCTCGTCCGGGATTTGAACCCGGGACCTCTCGCACCCAAAGCGAGAATCATACCCCTAGACCAACGAGCCAACATATCTGTGCCAGGTGACACTCCTGTTTTGTTCAAGTAGACAGTGTGGTGATGTGGCAGGGTGGAGGCCAAGAGTGTGTTGGCTAATCAGCACCTGCTAGTGGCCATCCAGGGAAAAACACCCCAAACACAAGGCAGAAACATTCTATCAACAACTgtcatattaaatgttaaaccaaaagtgtcaaacatacggcccgtggGCCCAAACCAGCCTGCCAGAGCATCCAATCTGGCCCGCAAAgggtaaaaattacacagaagacattaactgcaaattgtaaatctgtacagctgtaaattttaaataatttcttgaTCTTGACAGGTTGTTTATATACTGATACGCTGTGATCtgcaagttgtaatgtgtaaatgataaactgaggcataatattgttgaaactgcacttatttttctgaagaaattttaGGTTGTTAATGTTTGGTAAGAAGagagttcattaaatgtgaccattttcagaatgtacttgaTTGAACAAAAAGGAATtagaaaattagttttaaattgatatttataggttattaagcTATGATTTTACTGATGCGGCCCAATTGAGATTAAattgagtttgacacccctgtgttAAACCAAAGATTTTTATTAACACAAACATTACTTgtaaaactcatacttttattcatatgctaacataattgcacaagggttttctaatcatcagttaacctttcaacagcattagctaacacaatgtagcattagaacacaggagtgatggttgctggaaatgttcctctgtacccctgtgtagatattccattaaagatttccagctagaatagtcatttaccacatcaacaatgtctagactggatttctgattcatttaatgttatcttcattgaaaagaaaagcttgttttctttcaaaaataaggacatttttaagtgaccccaaacttttgaacagtagtatacaTGCTTGTGGTTGCTTGTCTTAATGCTCATGAATCAACCAGCTATAGTAACACCTGTTTAagataactgtatttttttccctcgaGCAGAATGATGATTAGATGCAGCACAGCGACACCTATCTAGTAAATCAACTAGATTACACTGAAGACCTTCAGCTCACCGCAATCCCTGTTTcctattaaccctcctgttgtcctcatttacgagcaccaaaaaatattgtttccttgtctgaaaaaaatccaaaaattcagcaaaaacattccccaaatttcagaaaatttgcaaaagcttcaggaagaaaattccaataatatcgtaaaagttttaattttaaagaaatcccccaaatttggcaagaaaattcttgtaaatattttgaaaaatgagtaaaaatcttccaaaaaaatcctaaaaatatctaaagtgattacatatatgtcagtaaaacttctaaaatcaaccaaaatccagcaaattttgctggattttggttgaattttttttttgtgaatgttcttaagaaacatttttaacatttctttttttccatcaaaaaatgttcagagatatcccaaaaatgttgaaaatgtggatgtcagaagtttcactttgaaaatatagttttttttcccccacattttcaaactttaaaacgggtcaattttaaagtaaattaaaaattatacTCTCCAGATGGAAGGGAACATGTttgttacatgtttttttttccatggaaaatttttaaaattttacaatatCAGTCAAAAATGATCCGaatcttacatttttttgcacattgttttGCCCCACTGTGGATAAACGGCCAGATTGCTAACAAAACCTGCAACTAGTGAACCAATAGTAAATCCACAACTGTACTCTGTAGGTATCTACAGTAGATAGACTCTGCTGCATCAACAGTAAGTCTAACTTTACAGATGGTAGAGACGGTTTGAGAGATTACAGGAAGTGCAAAGAACGTTTAAGAATGAAACACTTCATGCATTTTTGTATTGGAATGAGGGTCTTTCTCACTGGACTAGTGACTGAGATAATATGTTACAATGGATTTGGTAGCCAGTGTTGACAGGTTTGTTCACTACTAAAAAAAGTCTTGCAGCAGGTCAACAGTGATGCTGCTGGTGGTATTTTACATGAATGTCCTTCAGGTCTTGCTGCAGATGCCAGTTAGTTTGGTATCGctgcattacatttttttgtattccttATTATTTATGTTGATGAGATCCAAGAGCTCAAccttgtcagattttttttcttttttgtgtgtacgATACTTTCAGAAATTGTCCTATAATTCCTCcgctctccttcttctcctcgcAGGTATTCAGTCTGATCTGGACCAGCAGCTGATGGAGGAGCAGTGGGAGATGGTTTGTGAGATGATGCCGGAGAAAGCAGCCTTTGTGTTCGGTAAACAGGGCTGCCTAACAGACACAGAGCTGCACACTGCACTCAAGGTGAGACACAACAGGGTGTTTGCTTGTGTACTAAAGAGAAAGACAGCATAGTTAGAGTACATGATGATTGGCTGCTAACGTGAAGCCGTGTGTCTCAGGTGCTGTGCATGTCAGCGGAAGAGTTCTCAGAGTTCAAAGACAACGAAGGCTGGGAGGAAGATGACGAGGACGACGAGAAGATCTCCCAGGCTTTCTCCAACGACGGTCTTCCTGAATTAAAGCCTTCGTGGAAGTGGTTGATTCACGAGACGGCACGTCTGACTCTGACATCATACGGAGACGGAGAAGAGAAGCTGGGAGAAAATGTGGCGGACGGCGACCGAGCGCTGATGGAGGATAAAGCAGCGCTTGCAGGCCTGAGCTGCAGGCAGCGGAGGGCGCTGCAGGTTCGCTATGGACAGAAGAGAATCCTGCACAGACTCATGGAGCTCACAAAGTCATGAGTCCAGCTGTGACAAGGACGGAGATCACAGTTTGTTAATTCTTAATACGAGCATTGTCTTTTTCACAACACAgtcaataaatatttttcttggaaatgggtttttgttttgcactgcTGTTGGTGATATTTAGTGTTGAATTTAAATGGGCTTTTGTCATTAACTGGACATCAAAATGGGTATGACAAACTGAGTATCCGTGTGCAGAATGCAAAACACCCAGAGACCAAGAACGCAAGCAAACTGAGGTGACGTCACATGTGCCTTCAAATGTGAACACAACTGTACAAAGCTAAACTAGTGATTAAAACAGCTTTACAGTTGAAGTGACAcagttttaaccctttgatgtgcagcgTGGGTCAggagcactgttccctctaaactgcgcgcgtgcgcaatggcgcactgctgacacggtctccgcgcacagaaaatctgcgctgcgcacaaaaaaaaaaaaaaaatccaacctaaattgtaaataaaataaacacgtaacaattcattctgtgctatttttcagtgtgagtcagtgagtgaccggtgactggctgctgcagccaatgatgcgattcacatacgtatttaccatagactgtatataatggtatttacgcagctaatcaacgtcaggtgTCCTTATGTGTagccatcgttgttgtcatagatatgaatgagtagataggacacgcccctttgagctgcgtgctacagcgaggctaagctagtggaggcaaagtttcagtgcattccgttgatgtagacggcgtgaaaacggaaacaaggaGTATGCCAGCTCACTGtactgcatacaattacacactacgtcgtacgattgagacaaggaaacttggaatgacttttcataggtaagaatagtttttggctcttttttcattatgaaatcttgttgagagcttccagtctatgagagctaactagttagccactagcaaaacgctaaggcgagctagcagcttgacaagcaaataccagacgattaatagtagctgtagtatagttgtacaagcagtagtagtaatactaaaagtacaagcagcagtagtagtataaacagctgttagagtcgtagaagtagtatcagcatttgtaatagtattacaagttgtagtagtgtactatcactactactagtaaatagtcacattgctattactaccaccaatactaccaatagtagttataaagcctaactcatgtatatccagattaccatctatgttcttcctccaaacccattttatgattgggattacaggcagttctttaggattgctctcaaataattgaaatgttactaaacaaggttatacttatcaaattaaatagctctggtctccagtatattggcgaattcggttctttgtacttaatttattagcatgatttctttttaatatgttgtgtacagacttaattacttctttgtctacttttcttactccatgtaggtttcccagagactatgggttgaggaggaattggaagtttgtcagcttagacctggtgtcattccatcagtgtttaacttcccggctcatcttggaagagtacgtaccagaaagaccacgaccaagcagccttgagatcttagacagcgtctccctgaggtgggtgttgacggtgttcacggtcaggtctgtggtaatcctgtcaaaaaacaaaacagaaaaaaatctagattataaatcaacatgtaaccaaagcactctgtataacgccatagtataagatgtagttcagaaaatgtcaaagtatagtatgctttactcaagaataacatagtaagtcctgtagttcatagtacagcatgttggcaagaaaaaaaaacaaaacatagattattatgtggttcaaaaagcgcaaaatgataggatgttgcctaaaattgtcatgtatgatatgtggttcaaaaaatgtNNNNNNNNNNNNNNNNNNNNNNNNNNNNNNNNNNNNNNNNNNNNNNNNNNNNNNNNNNNNNNNNNNNNNNNNNNNNNNNNNNNNNNNNNNNNNNNNNNNNAAAAACACCCATGTAGGTACAGCATTTATACATCACACTATTGAATAAAAACATAGGAAACATTT is a window from the Amphiprion ocellaris isolate individual 3 ecotype Okinawa chromosome 3, ASM2253959v1, whole genome shotgun sequence genome containing:
- the setd6 gene encoding N-lysine methyltransferase setd6 isoform X1 translates to MATEAKRAKVGDGAELSPLQNFLQWCDRVGLELSSKVYVSKEGTVAEYGMLAKDDIEEGEVLFTIPRSALLHQGTTKVSALLEKEKSSLESSSGWVPLLLALLYEYTSSQSHWKPYLSLWTDFKTLDHPMFWSKEERDSLLRGTGVPEAVDTDLANIEQEYTNVVLPFMIKHSDLWNPNTHTLELYTKLVAFVMAYSFQEPQEEEDDDEDEEEEKAPNPPMMVPMADMLNHVSNHNANLEFTPDSLKMVCVRPIPKGDEVFNTYGQMANWQLLHMYGFTEPYPSNSNDTADIPATNLYKVATQGIQSDLDQQLMEEQWEMVCEMMPEKAAFVFGKQGCLTDTELHTALKVLCMSAEEFSEFKDNEGWEEDDEDDEKISQAFSNDGLPELKPSWKWLIHETARLTLTSYGDGEEKLGENVADGDRALMEDKAALAGLSCRQRRALQVRYGQKRILHRLMELTKS
- the setd6 gene encoding N-lysine methyltransferase setd6 isoform X2 translates to MLAKDDIEEGEVLFTIPRSALLHQGTTKVSALLEKEKSSLESSSGWVPLLLALLYEYTSSQSHWKPYLSLWTDFKTLDHPMFWSKEERDSLLRGTGVPEAVDTDLANIEQEYTNVVLPFMIKHSDLWNPNTHTLELYTKLVAFVMAYSFQEPQEEEDDDEDEEEEKAPNPPMMVPMADMLNHVSNHNANLEFTPDSLKMVCVRPIPKGDEVFNTYGQMANWQLLHMYGFTEPYPSNSNDTADIPATNLYKVATQGIQSDLDQQLMEEQWEMVCEMMPEKAAFVFGKQGCLTDTELHTALKVLCMSAEEFSEFKDNEGWEEDDEDDEKISQAFSNDGLPELKPSWKWLIHETARLTLTSYGDGEEKLGENVADGDRALMEDKAALAGLSCRQRRALQVRYGQKRILHRLMELTKS